A single genomic interval of Euwallacea similis isolate ESF13 chromosome 2, ESF131.1, whole genome shotgun sequence harbors:
- the LOC136419500 gene encoding sodium/hydrogen exchanger 9B2-like isoform X1, translated as MERNNSPPPNITITPVSEESETPKRRVSIVEGNEIIRPDSPKGKGILHLHSPIVESASYGIIHGKRKNGDILSGIYKTHSYSSTDNQYLATNKNDNRSWWYKFCVKCRGEDEDIPSWEPRNWPKFCPYPFFPTYRQFSRIICLVLIGLLSWCAIYSIVGETAAPPHGKLFQLILISICAYLGGCLTSLTTLPALIGMLFTGLFIQNVGIVNLDDSFAEVANKIRHGALVIILIRAGLDLDPKALWRLKFIVVKLSLFPWLVEAVICSISSRFFLGMTWDFSILLGSIIAAVAPAVVVPCLFRLRTKGYGVTKGIPTLIIAVASIDDATSIAAFGIIKSIMFIHSSVTSLILQGPVSIFGGFGFGIFFGYLLRYVPERNDKFLVPFRVLMLLAAGMAAIYFSEHLGYGGAGPLGAVVAAFVSLVFWTRQGWSIEENPASTAFGIFWMIVEPVLFGITGAQMRFDELHGVVVLIGIGILILGVILRIFTTLITGIGCGLNLKEKLFCAIAWMPKATVQAALAPIALSHITDSTSKEYSYAKKIITVCILSIMITTTIGAALVTLLGSKLLRKTKFAVEPEAWRRSHRPSVRDISIIDEDEEEEEDSEGIRKNGGSGDTAKEEDNGGNNRAFENRQESMIKDSLETPTNVSSGNDEKGQMEEDTKLKDVRKEEVESN; from the exons ATGGAACGCAATAATTCACCGCCACCGAATATCACAATCACCCCAGTTTCAGAGGAGAGTG AGACTCCTAAAAGAAGAGTAAGCATAGTTGAAGGGAATGAAATCATTAGACCAGATTCGCCTAAAGGGAAGGGTATCTTGCACTTGCATAGTCCAATTGTAGAATCTGCTTCCTATGGGATCATACACG gaaaaaggaaaaatggaGATATCCTTTCAGGCATATACAAAACGCACAGCTATTCGAGTACTGATAATCAGTACCTTGCAACCAACAAAAATGATAATCG GTCTTGGTGGTAtaaattttgtgtaaaatGCCGAGGGGAGGATGAAGATATTCCTTCATGGGAACCACGAAATTGGCCCAAGTTTTGCCCCTACCCTTTCTTCCCTACTTATAGGCAATTTTCTAGGATAATCTGCTTAGTGTTAATAGGTCTCTTGTCTTGGTGCGCTATATATTCCATTGTGG GAGAAACTGCAGCTCCTCCCCATGGCAAActgtttcaattaattctgATCAGTATTTGCGCTTATTTGGGGGGATGTTTAACAAGCCTGACAACCCTTCCCGCTTTGATTGGAATGCTTTTTACGGGGCTGTTCATACAAAACGTAGGAATTGTCAATTTAGACGACTCATTTGCAGAAGTTGCTAATAAAATCAG ACATGGCGCATTAGTCATAATCCTAATCAGGGCAGGTCTTGACCTAGACCCAAAAGCCCTGTGGAGACTCAAGTTTATTGTAGTGAAGCTCAGTTTATTTCCCTGGCTTGTGGAGGCAGTAATATGCTCCATATCATCGAGATTCTTTTTGGGAATGACTTGggatttttcgattttactTGGGAGCATTATTGCCGCTGTAGCTCCAGCCGTGGTGGTACCGTGCCTTTTTCG ATTGCGTACCAAGGGATATGGAGTAACCAAAGGAATTCCGACCCTAATAATCGCAGTGGCAAGCATTGATGATGCTACTTCAATTGCAGCATTCGGCATCATAAAGAGCATTATGTTCATACACAGCTCAGTCACCTCTTTAATTCTCCAAGGCCCAGTTTCTATTTTCGGAGGTTTTGGCTTCGGCATTTTCTTCGGATATTTATTACGTTATGTGCCTGAAAGAAACGACAAATTTCTG GTACCCTTCAGGGTTTTAATGCTGTTGGCAGCAGGAATGGCAGCCATTTACTTTAGTGAGCATTTAGGTTATGGGGGTGCAGGTCCCTTAGGGGCTGTAGTGGCCGCCTTTGTTTCGTTAGTTTTTTGGACAAGACAAGGCTGGAGTATCGAAGAAAACCCTGCTTCAACAGCCTTTGGCATATTCTGGATGATTGTGGAGCCG GTGTTATTTGGGATTACTGGAGCTCAAATGAGATTTGACGAGCTCCATGGCGTTGTGGTGCTAATAGGCATTGGAATTCTCATTTTGGGAGTTATTCTAAGAATTTTTACCACTCTCATTACGGGAATTGGTTGTGGCTTGAATCTCAAAGAGAAACTGTTTTGTGCAATTGCTTGGATGCCAAAAGCAACCGTTCAG GCTGCTTTGGCACCTATAGCCCTCTCCCACATAACGGACTCAACCTCCAAAGAATATTCATACGCAAAGAAAATCATCACAGTCTGCATTTTATCGATCATGATCACCACTACAATAGGAGCAGCTTTGGTGACTCTGCTCGGAAGTAAACTGTTGCGAAAAACGAAGTTTGCAGTGGAGCCGGAAGCATGGAGGAGGTCTCATCGACCCTCTGTCAGAGATATTAGTATTATCGATGAGGACGAGGAAGAAGAGGAAGATTCGGAGggtattagaaaaaatggggGTAGTGGTGATACAGCAAAGGAAGAAGATAATGGTGGTAATAATAGGGCCTTTGAGAATCGACAAGAAAGTATGATAAAAGACAGTCTAGAAACTCCGACAAATGTTAGTTCTGGTAATGATGAAAAAGGACAAATGGAAGAAGATACTAAATTGAAGGATGTAAGAAAGGAAGAAGTAGAAAGTAATTAG
- the LOC136419500 gene encoding sodium/hydrogen exchanger 9B2-like isoform X2 has translation MERNNSPPPNITITPVSEESETPKRRVSIVEGNEIIRPDSPKGKGILHLHSPIVESASYGIIHGIYKTHSYSSTDNQYLATNKNDNRSWWYKFCVKCRGEDEDIPSWEPRNWPKFCPYPFFPTYRQFSRIICLVLIGLLSWCAIYSIVGETAAPPHGKLFQLILISICAYLGGCLTSLTTLPALIGMLFTGLFIQNVGIVNLDDSFAEVANKIRHGALVIILIRAGLDLDPKALWRLKFIVVKLSLFPWLVEAVICSISSRFFLGMTWDFSILLGSIIAAVAPAVVVPCLFRLRTKGYGVTKGIPTLIIAVASIDDATSIAAFGIIKSIMFIHSSVTSLILQGPVSIFGGFGFGIFFGYLLRYVPERNDKFLVPFRVLMLLAAGMAAIYFSEHLGYGGAGPLGAVVAAFVSLVFWTRQGWSIEENPASTAFGIFWMIVEPVLFGITGAQMRFDELHGVVVLIGIGILILGVILRIFTTLITGIGCGLNLKEKLFCAIAWMPKATVQAALAPIALSHITDSTSKEYSYAKKIITVCILSIMITTTIGAALVTLLGSKLLRKTKFAVEPEAWRRSHRPSVRDISIIDEDEEEEEDSEGIRKNGGSGDTAKEEDNGGNNRAFENRQESMIKDSLETPTNVSSGNDEKGQMEEDTKLKDVRKEEVESN, from the exons ATGGAACGCAATAATTCACCGCCACCGAATATCACAATCACCCCAGTTTCAGAGGAGAGTG AGACTCCTAAAAGAAGAGTAAGCATAGTTGAAGGGAATGAAATCATTAGACCAGATTCGCCTAAAGGGAAGGGTATCTTGCACTTGCATAGTCCAATTGTAGAATCTGCTTCCTATGGGATCATACACG GCATATACAAAACGCACAGCTATTCGAGTACTGATAATCAGTACCTTGCAACCAACAAAAATGATAATCG GTCTTGGTGGTAtaaattttgtgtaaaatGCCGAGGGGAGGATGAAGATATTCCTTCATGGGAACCACGAAATTGGCCCAAGTTTTGCCCCTACCCTTTCTTCCCTACTTATAGGCAATTTTCTAGGATAATCTGCTTAGTGTTAATAGGTCTCTTGTCTTGGTGCGCTATATATTCCATTGTGG GAGAAACTGCAGCTCCTCCCCATGGCAAActgtttcaattaattctgATCAGTATTTGCGCTTATTTGGGGGGATGTTTAACAAGCCTGACAACCCTTCCCGCTTTGATTGGAATGCTTTTTACGGGGCTGTTCATACAAAACGTAGGAATTGTCAATTTAGACGACTCATTTGCAGAAGTTGCTAATAAAATCAG ACATGGCGCATTAGTCATAATCCTAATCAGGGCAGGTCTTGACCTAGACCCAAAAGCCCTGTGGAGACTCAAGTTTATTGTAGTGAAGCTCAGTTTATTTCCCTGGCTTGTGGAGGCAGTAATATGCTCCATATCATCGAGATTCTTTTTGGGAATGACTTGggatttttcgattttactTGGGAGCATTATTGCCGCTGTAGCTCCAGCCGTGGTGGTACCGTGCCTTTTTCG ATTGCGTACCAAGGGATATGGAGTAACCAAAGGAATTCCGACCCTAATAATCGCAGTGGCAAGCATTGATGATGCTACTTCAATTGCAGCATTCGGCATCATAAAGAGCATTATGTTCATACACAGCTCAGTCACCTCTTTAATTCTCCAAGGCCCAGTTTCTATTTTCGGAGGTTTTGGCTTCGGCATTTTCTTCGGATATTTATTACGTTATGTGCCTGAAAGAAACGACAAATTTCTG GTACCCTTCAGGGTTTTAATGCTGTTGGCAGCAGGAATGGCAGCCATTTACTTTAGTGAGCATTTAGGTTATGGGGGTGCAGGTCCCTTAGGGGCTGTAGTGGCCGCCTTTGTTTCGTTAGTTTTTTGGACAAGACAAGGCTGGAGTATCGAAGAAAACCCTGCTTCAACAGCCTTTGGCATATTCTGGATGATTGTGGAGCCG GTGTTATTTGGGATTACTGGAGCTCAAATGAGATTTGACGAGCTCCATGGCGTTGTGGTGCTAATAGGCATTGGAATTCTCATTTTGGGAGTTATTCTAAGAATTTTTACCACTCTCATTACGGGAATTGGTTGTGGCTTGAATCTCAAAGAGAAACTGTTTTGTGCAATTGCTTGGATGCCAAAAGCAACCGTTCAG GCTGCTTTGGCACCTATAGCCCTCTCCCACATAACGGACTCAACCTCCAAAGAATATTCATACGCAAAGAAAATCATCACAGTCTGCATTTTATCGATCATGATCACCACTACAATAGGAGCAGCTTTGGTGACTCTGCTCGGAAGTAAACTGTTGCGAAAAACGAAGTTTGCAGTGGAGCCGGAAGCATGGAGGAGGTCTCATCGACCCTCTGTCAGAGATATTAGTATTATCGATGAGGACGAGGAAGAAGAGGAAGATTCGGAGggtattagaaaaaatggggGTAGTGGTGATACAGCAAAGGAAGAAGATAATGGTGGTAATAATAGGGCCTTTGAGAATCGACAAGAAAGTATGATAAAAGACAGTCTAGAAACTCCGACAAATGTTAGTTCTGGTAATGATGAAAAAGGACAAATGGAAGAAGATACTAAATTGAAGGATGTAAGAAAGGAAGAAGTAGAAAGTAATTAG